The window gcacagtaagtatattcttttcttttttttacattttttcttgatcaacgtaatttaagtgtgctaccaAAGTTTAAcgaggttcaagtgtgccgtgagattaaaaaaaaaaaaaagcggaaaACCCTGATCTACACTTTTAAACCCAGTTCATGCAGTGCCCCTCACTACTTCATCAATGTCCACTCACACACATGCGTGTGCACGCAAGTGCGCATGCACAGGTCAAGAGGGGCTTCCGTTCACCAGAAGGTAAGAGAATATATCCAGGGTGCCCTCTCACGAAATGCAGACTAAGGTCACATTCGTCACATAACCACAGAAACCATCAAATCAGCAGTGTATTTCCTTCATTAGATAGACAGCAAAAGAATCAAAGACTGATAAAGACCAGTCATTCTGATGAGATTGAAACAAAGTGTATTTCCTTCTCCATTACTGAAAAGTGAATTAATAATCTTCCTATTTGTGGGTGTTTGGAAACATCAAAGAACTGAAATAGATCAACCCTGCTGATCTGGGATGCATTTCTTCCAGGAAACACTATGGTTCTTCTAATCTTACGTCAAGGCATAAATACAACAGACCTTGTTTTCCTGCACAGATTCCCTATTTCTTTCACACCCAAGCATATGCTAAGAGCTCTCCAGCAACACTCTTCCTCCATCTCTGGGAGGTGTCTTAGACATTTTTAGCTTACCAAACACAAAACAGAGGAGGATCTGTTTCTTTACTCGGGGATAATCATCTTCCAATGGTTATTTATACTGCATATAGAAACCTATAgatttaaatgaatatattttcattctaaaaaGGGCAACTGCATCACCATAGTTAAAAGGTGCAACAATAGCGTTTCAAACACAATCATCCAGAGAACTCCATGTTGCTTGGCAATGTTCAAGCCAAGCACTCATGGGAATGAGCAGGTGACTAGCTTTGAAGAACATTAGCCTACTGAACTAACGGGACCACATGTAGGCAGAAAATACCAAAAATGATAGTGAAATGTAGTTATAAAGTATGTCTTTGAACATATAAACAATGGATCAATCCCCTTTGAAGAAACCAATTAGAAATGAGTGATTAAAAGTCTAGAACTGTGCTGTGTAATACAGCAACATGTAACCATAGATGgctatttaaattcattaaaactaagtaaaattagaaatgcGGGTCTTAAGTCACACTAGTTACATATTAAGAGCTCAATAGTCACATGTGGGTAGTTGTTGCCAAATTGGGCAGCACGGATGGACAAAATCATCACAGTTCTATTGGGCAGCACTTGTCTCCAGGGTCCTGTTTTGCCATTGGATTAACATTGTGTTAAGCATCAGCCCTGAAGAAAGCATCGGGAGAATAGCATGCCTGCCAAATGATCAATCCCTGATAGGAAAAATAaggtggaaaaggaaaataatccaCTACTTACTAGAATGGGTCAATATGATATATTAATGTTATCAACATGAGtattataagaaatattaatataaccAGACAAACAGATGTTTTGAACTAAAAGCAAAAGAGGTTAATAAATACTCTTATTTGAATGCCTCACCACTCCCTTCTCAACATTCATAAAACAGACCAGCCTCTGTTTATCTGTCAGCAGCTGATTGGATTTCATTGATCATCTCTCAAATATTATTGGACCATTGTTCACTCCCTGCCTCCAGTGTTCTACAGTTGTAACATTTTTGAACAtgcatttaaataaatagaaccCCAACCACAATAGAAAAATTCAGACtcttctcattttacaaaaaaaggcaagaactttattttaaacaaatcctCAGTTGTGTGTTACACCATGTCCATATCTAaatcaaaaatgataatgaaaatccAAAGGAACAGAGGGCTTCATAAAAGCACATTATCCAAATATTCCTCTTGGCCAATGCTTTAACTAAATACACAGTGGATGTGAAAGGTACAGTATGGCACTTAAATAAATAAgagcaaagagaaggaaatataTTCACAGTCCAAAGCAATGGGTTTTTGAACCTTTGGTATATGTCTCAAATAAGCATCTGTAAACACATGTTAGCCAATAGTGTTTAGTTCCAGGTTCTTTAAGCCAGTGGAAGTGAGTATATGTGTTTCAAAATAACTGATAAAATAATAAGTTGGGAATGATATGGGCTGATTAAGGTCTCTGGTGTAAGCACACAGGTAAATTCAAACCATGGCAAAATGATGTGCAGCTGTGGTGCACAATGAAACTGTGTCAGAAAATGAGTGAGATACACCAGTTAGAAATTCTGTAGCTCGGGTAGACACCCTCAATATTAACCAAAACAAATCCATTTAATATTATCCAAAGTCCACAAGCTAGAAGGCAGAAGAAATATCCTGAAGCTCAGAACCACACTTAACAGTGCAACAACCATCTCCCAGACGTGTTGTAGTTGCATATTGcaattccctccctcccacccagtcCCCTTCCCTAATAAACAGCACCAGTGCAGTTTGAGTTAGAAAACTGGAAATATTGAGACATTCCTAAGATTTTCATAATGACGAGGGGCCAGTCAGATGGGGCTCTCACGCAAACTTCTGCTGTGGCCATTCTCCAAAAAGCACCCCATGTGATTCCCTCTAGCTTGCAAATAAACCATGTAAGGTCTAAGATAAGGCCAGATTCAGAAAAAGCTGGCATGCTATCCTGGATTGAGGAAAAGGGGCATGCTGGTGGGGGATATACATGAAGGATGCCTCAAGGATAATTTGTCCTGCAGCCCAGGATAAAGGGATGTGTTGAGACAGGTCACGAATTTTGAAGTATTTGACTCTGGCCATTCACCAGGACACAGAGCTCAGCCGAGCCAAGTCCTACTTGTTAGCTGTGTGAGTCCACTGCTATCAGGATCAGGCTGGGCCATACGTGGAAAGGGCTGGATGAAGGGAAACTCATCCACCTCGTCTCTCTCCTCAGTTGTCTCTGTGGAACCAATGATGTGACATGTGGTAATGGTtctactttttctcctttccacagATGCAGATTCTTTTCTTAACCAGCCTTATCTTACATCTTAGTGGTGAGAGTCACATAAATGAGGGCAGATTCAGCCACCTCCAAGCAGTCCTTGGCCTTGGGGCCCCCAAGCCTTCCCCAAACCTGCCTTCTCACACATAGGCGGAGTCACTGGACTGAGTCCTGCCGAAATTAGGAACACTGACCCTGGGTAAGTCCTTGTTACGAATCTCATAGACTGACTTCCTCTTGGCCTGGGCCCCTCGCACAGCCAGCTTGATCTTGCGCCATCCCAGGTGGTTGAGTTCAGCCAGGTTGAGCACCACACAGATGCCACTCACAGCAAACATGAACACTAGAAAGACAGTCTTCTCAGTGGGCCGGGACACATAACATTCCACCTCCTTAATGCAGGGGTAGCGGTTACACTCATACAACCCTGGGACGCTAAAACCATAGAGAAAGTATTGGCCCACCAGAAACCCAATTTCCAGCGCATTTCGGAACACCACTTGGATAATGTAGAAGCGGGAGATGCCTTCCTGCCTTCGAAGCTTGGATTTCGATGCAGTGCGCAGCCCTGATGGGTGTGGAGTCAGCTCCTTAACCTCTAAACAATCTGGCTCTGTCTCCTTATTGGTGTTCTCTGTGTTCTGCAGCACCCCGTTGACAATGGCATTCTGCAACTTCTTATCTTCTCGTTTACCTCCaccactgcccccacccccagttccTCCAGGACCCCCCATAGGCTCGGGGGGGTCTCTGTCCAGGGCTAGGAAGACGGTCGAGTAGCGCCGTTCTCGCTGCTTGGCAGACTGGTGAACAGAGTAAGTGATGAAGCAGAGACTGGGGGTACACACCATTATGATCTGGAAGACCCAGTAGCGTATGTGGGAGATGGGGAAGGCGCGGTCGTAGCAGGCCTGGTTACAGCCGGGCTGCAGGGTGTTGCACACAAACATGGTCTGCTCATCATCGTACACCGTCTCCCCCACAATGGCCACAATGAGGATCCGGAAGATCACCACCACAGTCAACAGGATCCTGAgcggaggaagagggagggagagaggttcTCACCGGCTGCGTCACTAACAGGAAACCCCTGAGCCTCCCTTCCCCATTCTGGTGTTTGCCCGCCCCTAGACAGGGGAGCTGTCCATCCCTGCGTGGTACTGAACTGGAATCCGGGAAACCTGtctgtctcttccttttctgctGGGTGTGGTAGGCTGGGAACACTTCATATTACAAAGATCCCAGGTATACGCATCTTCACACACTGGACATAGTCCATTTGCAATAGATAGATTTCATCTCTGTATATGGAGCGTATAGAGGCACAAAACACACTTCACTCTGAATATGGTAAACGCACACAGAATGCCTGGGCAGGGCGTGTTGCAACGTCTACACAAGGTCTGCACATAACTTCCCCACGTGTATAGTTAGTTTGTACTTAATTTATTCTCAAAATGAATATTAAACTTAATGCTTCCTATAAACAGATAGCTATggatatatatcatatatatgaagATAGATAGCTATAGGCTATCTATGTCATCAGGAGTGTAGGCTGTGTTAATTTTTAACAGCCAGACCAGTttagcttaataaatatttgttgagaaaaGATGCATCCGCTCTGAAGAGCAAATCCATCTCCCCATTTGCCCTTCTCTGTCCACATGCAATCCTGccttctttgtagattctattTACGGAACCGGATGGAGATTGGCTCTGACTCTGGAGAGTGGGGGCACCAAGCCTGAGCCAACAACTCTTCTGAGGTGGGAAGAGCGAATGCCCCAGTGGTGCTTCACAGGGAAGGGACCGGGGAGCCGGTCAGGAGTGGCTGGAGGAGGGGGGCGTCGAGACGAGTTGGGTAACCCTTCACGTTGACTGAGGAcgctggggaggaggcaggggaccggctgagggctggggtgggggctcaGTCCCGACGCGAGCAGGGACTCCCGGGGCCGCCCGACGGGGCCAGCTGCAGGCCGGCTCGGCGCCCTTACCTCCCGATCATAGTGGAGTGCTGCTGCACCGCGGCTTCCAGCAGCCTCTCCAGGATGGTCCATTCCCCCATCGCTGTGCATCCGGCGGCGGCAGACAAAGACTGGGCAGCACCGGGCACGTTCCTGCTCCTGGCCCCTCCCCGGGCCGCGCTTCCCGACTGGGAGCGAATTGCCTCCCAATTGAAAAAccgaatttaaaataaaaatccaaggaTCCCTCCTCCCTTTTATTGCACTTTAAAAAGGGAAACGGGGAAAGAAATGTAAGCGCGTCCCGACTAACGGGGCAGTTGGCGCGGTCCGGAGAGCCGGGACAAACCCGCGGCGCCGCCGCCGGGGGTCGGGTCCGGGTGCCGCGGGTGGCGGGacgaggggcggggcggggcggcagCGTGCGGGTCGGCGAGCTCCTGCCCGCGCGCGCACGGCCTCGGGGCGCCGCTCTCCGCCGCAGGTGGGGGCCGGGAGGGCCCGGGAGGGCCGGGCACCTCTGCGCCTGCGACTTCGGCGGGCACCTGGCGCTCCCGCGCTGCAGCCCGCGAGGCCGGGGCGGAGCGCGGAGCTGGCTGCCGGGCTGGGAATCCGCGGCCGCCGCCTCTAATCCTCCCTTAAGTAGTCTCCGCCTGCGTCACGCCAGGTCGGCGGAGGGGAGCAGAGCGCGGCGTGCGGCTGTCGCTGCGCGTCGGAGCCCGAGGGGCCGGGGACGCGCGCGGGGGGAGAGGGGCGAGAGTCCCGGGGACCCGGCGGGGAGTGGGGCGATTTCGAAAGGAAGGACTGCAGCGCCCCTTGGGGCTTCTCGGGGCATCCAGGTAACCTCACCTGACTGCAGACCCCAGccggaggtgggaggtgggagctGGGAGCGGACGCGTGAGTGAGTGGGGAGGGGCGTGAGAAGGTAGTTAACCCTCCCTGCTGCATCCTCACCTTTGCCCTTTTTGCCTTCGGGGAGACAACTCAAATTCCTTCTCTAGATCGAGGTGCTGGTTGGGGGACGGATAGTGTGAACGAAAACGGGGGTCGCTTTTAAATCTCCTTGGAGAGGACAGCGTAGTGAGCGTGAGGCTGCAATCGGGTTCCTCTGTTGGAGCCCACGCTGGGGTGGGGAAAGCTCGCTGAAAATCCGTTTAGGCTGAAGCGTAAATGCAGGTGTGAAGCTGCCTCCGAGGATGGGGTTCTGGGTACAAACGTGTACCTAACAGGTGCCTCGCTGTGAGCGAGTGGGGTGGCCATGGTTAAAGGTCTCTCTGGCTTCCTTCTGAGCAAACTTAgatgcccctttttttttttacttttactttttactaaCAGGAGGAGGGGGTACTCCTCAGGTAAACTGTGGTCAAGTCTGAATTGGAGACCTGGTATTCTGCAACAGAAACAGAGCTGCTCACAACCACACCCACACCCACTTTCCTTATTGGGCCTTGGCTTTCTCCCCTCAATGAGCAGATCCTGGTTTCTGTTcttaaatttacattttgttGTCAGTTCTGTCTAGAGCATCAGGCTGCTAATTAGCTTAGGGGTCAGTATTAGGAGACAACATAGTTGGAAGAGTTGCATATAAATGTACCAAAAGCACAATGGGGAAAGTGGTTGTCATCCTTTCAAAAATACAACGGTGAAAGGGTTGCCAGCTCATCTTAGgcatattacacagccttaattATCCAAGGGAATCATAGCACATGTGCGTATTACATAAACCGCACCACCGTGAGCCTTCAGTCCTAGAACCAACAAGGTGGTTGGGTAGCTGGTAGCCCAGGGACTGGGAACAGGATGCTCCAGCTTGCTCACAGTGCACTCCATCATAAAATGATGTTTAAAGATGCAACCCAAGCTTTGGCACCAGAAGGCTCACTGAGATTCTCTCCTAGGGGTGATACTTTTATCCCTGAGAAAGCAGCTTTTCACTACTAACAATTTCTTTCCCCATTTCCCTTTTTAAAGTGCAAAGTCTACTAACAGCGGAGAATGGTATAAAGTGTAGATAAACATTAAGGTTGAGGCAGgcatttcttattttccttctgaACAGAGAAGAGGTTCTGGGCTGGGGATGGAGGGATATCTTATTATCCAGTTAGCTTCCAGATGAAATAGTGATCCACAGCTCAAACTTGGAGTGTTTTCCCAGCCTTCCCTCCTGCCTCTTTAGGTGCTGGGTCCCTGTAGCGATGCCTTCTCAAGCAGACACTTTTGGAGTAAACGATCTTAGACAAGGACAAAATGAGTGAGAAAATCCCAAGGAAAATCTGTCTGACATCTTTAGATTTCCCCAAATAGGCTGCACAACTCAAAATCATAATAATCTACACTTTGGCGTTCCTAAAACTCTGAAGATTGTGATCCTAAGAACATAGATTGCaggaaatatgttttaaatgttttcacagTGCAATTTCCAAGTACTAAGCTATCACTGAAATGTTGACCATTAGtttattgttttgaaatatactttaATATGCCATATAGATTCAAAATATAAACGTGTGTATACAACTCAGGCATATAAACACacaaagatatttatatacaAAACCTAGATTTTTAAGACACCTATTAGTCTAGGTAgcctgtttttaaataaaaatcacttcaCTACCACATTATGAAAACAATtaactatttcttatttttactaaTCATTCACAAGTTGTTTCACACTTACTATGTTGTAATTTCCCTTTTGAGCCCTATcaacttcattttaaattaataatttgtcCTGATAGtgctatattaaatataaaatggtgctGTGTAGAGCTGGGCATCTCTGAATTTCCTTAGAGCATTATTTCATCTTGTTAGATCCTGGCTGTTTCAGTTCCCCTCTGGTTGCAGATCCCCATTTAAGTCAACTGGGAAGTTCCTTGCATCTCTTATGTAAAACCCATTCTATTCTATTAAAGCAgtggtttaaaatgaaaaatagaacacTCATAGAAAAAACTTTGACGTTCATTATACCACCTAGGGATATTCATTAAAAATGCAGATGTTGGGGTCCCACTCCAGAACTGCCAAATTAATACCTATGCAGTAAGTCTTAGGTatcaaca is drawn from Nycticebus coucang isolate mNycCou1 chromosome 6, mNycCou1.pri, whole genome shotgun sequence and contains these coding sequences:
- the GJD2 gene encoding gap junction delta-2 protein translates to MGEWTILERLLEAAVQQHSTMIGRILLTVVVIFRILIVAIVGETVYDDEQTMFVCNTLQPGCNQACYDRAFPISHIRYWVFQIIMVCTPSLCFITYSVHQSAKQRERRYSTVFLALDRDPPEPMGGPGGTGGGGSGGGKREDKKLQNAIVNGVLQNTENTNKETEPDCLEVKELTPHPSGLRTASKSKLRRQEGISRFYIIQVVFRNALEIGFLVGQYFLYGFSVPGLYECNRYPCIKEVECYVSRPTEKTVFLVFMFAVSGICVVLNLAELNHLGWRKIKLAVRGAQAKRKSVYEIRNKDLPRVSVPNFGRTQSSDSAYV